The following coding sequences lie in one Lelliottia jeotgali genomic window:
- a CDS encoding Bdm protein, whose amino-acid sequence MFTHYSANTHSAQPALVNAIEQGLRAEHGVVTEDDILMELTRWVEASDNDILSDIYQQTINYVVSGQHPPL is encoded by the coding sequence ATGTTTACCCATTACTCAGCAAATACGCATTCCGCACAACCGGCCCTGGTGAATGCCATTGAACAGGGTCTTCGCGCTGAACATGGCGTGGTCACTGAAGATGACATTTTGATGGAACTCACCCGCTGGGTGGAAGCCTCAGATAATGACATCCTCAGTGACATCTACCAGCAGACCATTAACTATGTTGTGAGTGGTCAACATCCCCCTCTGTAA
- a CDS encoding Stationary-phase-induced ribosome-associated protein codes for MKSNRQARHILGLNYKLSNQRKVVIEGSNETVVAHTHGRKRHADK; via the coding sequence ATGAAATCGAACCGTCAGGCACGTCACATTCTGGGACTGAACTACAAGCTATCGAACCAACGTAAAGTGGTGATCGAGGGCAGCAATGAAACCGTAGTCGCCCATACGCACGGCAGAAAACGCCACGCAGATAAGTAA
- a CDS encoding NAD-dependent malic enzyme, protein MDNKAKQHRSLYIPYAGPVLLEFPLLNKGSAFSSEERSSFNLLGLLPEVVETIEEQAERAWIQYQGFKTEIDKHIYLRNIQDTNETLFYRLVQNHLEEMMPVIYTPTVGAACERFSEIYRRSRGVFISYQNRHNMDDILQNVPNHNIKVIVVTDGERILGLGDQGIGGMGIPIGKLSLYTACGGISPAYTLPVVLDVGTNNQQLLNDPLYMGWRHPRVTDEEYYQFVDDFIQAVKHRWPNVLLQFEDFAQKNAMPLLNRYRDEICSFNDDIQGTAAVTAGTLIAASRAAGSQLSYQKIVFLGAGSAGCGIAEQIIAQTQREGLSEDLARSRVFMVDRFGLLTDGMPNLLPFQTKLVQKRENLKNWDTDNEVLSLLDVVRNVKPDILIGVSGQTGLFTEEIIREMHKHCPRPIVMPLSNPTSRVEATPQDIIAWTEGDALVATGSPFDPVVWKDKIYPIAQCNNSYIFPGIGLGVIAAGASRITDEMLMSASETLAKHSPLVANGEGLVLPELKDIHTVSRAIAFAVGKMAQQQGVAVKTSADALQQAIDENFWMPEYRNYRRTSI, encoded by the coding sequence ATGGACAACAAAGCAAAACAGCATCGTTCCCTTTACATCCCCTATGCGGGCCCGGTCCTGCTGGAATTTCCCCTGCTGAACAAAGGCAGCGCCTTCAGCAGCGAAGAGCGCAGCAGCTTTAACCTTCTCGGCCTGCTGCCGGAAGTGGTCGAAACCATTGAAGAACAAGCCGAGCGCGCCTGGATCCAGTACCAGGGCTTCAAAACCGAAATCGACAAACACATCTACCTGCGCAACATCCAGGACACCAACGAAACCCTTTTCTACCGTCTGGTACAAAATCACCTCGAAGAGATGATGCCGGTGATTTACACCCCGACCGTCGGCGCGGCCTGTGAGCGTTTCTCCGAGATTTATCGTCGTTCGCGCGGGGTATTCATCTCTTATCAGAACCGCCATAACATGGATGACATCCTGCAAAACGTGCCGAACCACAACATCAAAGTGATCGTGGTAACGGACGGCGAGCGTATTCTGGGCCTCGGCGACCAGGGTATCGGCGGGATGGGGATTCCGATTGGTAAACTTTCTCTGTATACCGCCTGCGGCGGGATCAGCCCGGCATACACCCTGCCGGTGGTGCTGGATGTCGGCACCAACAACCAACAGCTGCTGAACGATCCGCTGTATATGGGCTGGCGTCATCCGCGCGTGACGGACGAAGAGTATTACCAGTTCGTCGACGACTTCATTCAGGCCGTTAAACACCGCTGGCCAAACGTGCTGCTTCAGTTTGAAGACTTCGCACAGAAAAACGCCATGCCGCTGCTTAATCGCTATCGGGATGAGATTTGCTCGTTCAACGACGACATTCAGGGCACTGCGGCGGTCACCGCCGGGACGCTGATCGCTGCCAGTCGCGCGGCAGGCAGCCAGCTGAGCTACCAGAAAATTGTCTTCCTCGGCGCAGGATCTGCCGGTTGCGGAATTGCAGAACAGATCATCGCGCAAACGCAGCGCGAGGGGTTAAGCGAAGATCTGGCTCGTTCCCGCGTGTTTATGGTTGACCGTTTCGGGCTGCTGACAGACGGAATGCCAAACCTGCTGCCGTTCCAGACTAAGCTGGTGCAAAAACGCGAGAACCTGAAAAACTGGGATACGGATAACGAAGTGCTGTCCCTGCTGGACGTGGTGCGTAACGTGAAGCCGGATATTCTGATTGGTGTCTCCGGGCAAACCGGGCTGTTCACCGAAGAGATCATCCGCGAAATGCACAAGCACTGCCCGCGCCCTATCGTGATGCCGCTCTCTAACCCGACCTCTCGCGTCGAAGCCACACCGCAGGACATCATCGCCTGGACCGAGGGTGATGCGCTGGTTGCAACCGGCAGCCCGTTCGATCCGGTGGTGTGGAAAGACAAAATCTACCCTATTGCCCAGTGTAACAACTCCTATATTTTCCCTGGAATTGGTCTTGGCGTCATTGCCGCCGGTGCATCGCGCATTACCGATGAAATGCTGATGTCCGCCAGCGAAACTCTGGCAAAACACTCCCCGTTAGTGGCTAACGGCGAAGGTTTGGTCCTGCCAGAGCTGAAGGATATCCACACCGTATCGCGTGCAATAGCTTTTGCGGTCGGCAAAATGGCCCAGCAGCAAGGCGTGGCGGTGAAAACGTCCGCTGATGCGCTGCAGCAGGCGATTGACGAGAACTTCTGGATGCCGGAATACCGGAATTATCGTCGGACGTCGATTTAA
- a CDS encoding Glutathione-regulated potassium-efflux system ATP-binding protein encodes MSTLLTAQSLRVETAFNTLFDSLSFTLKKGDRIGLLGDNGCGKSTLLKILDGTETPSIGTVALAGYCLMARVEQHLPDSLYPLSMLDAVLAQLPAAERDSLRWRAETLLAGMGFTPQDMALQSATLSGGQHTRLLLARALISDPDLLLLDEPSNHLDLPTMLWLEQFLQNWSGSFVLVSHDRQLLDAVTNGSWILRDKTLHSFALPCSAARQALAAKDESDALRYKAEQKEIDRVAASAKRLATWGKVYDNEDLARKAKQMEKQVERLKESQTDLTAGSPWTLTLRGDALRADRLLEMASLHVPPAPGLPALFDVDIARLKSGDRVAIVGRNGCGKSSLMKLIWQQFVAEQSTDELKIHPRLTLGYYDQTLHQLPDDASLLDALEPFAPDPQVRKMSLISAGFPWVRHGQKVSTLSGGERSRLLFIGLTLARYSLLMLDEPTNHLDMEGKEALAETLQQFEGGVLLVSHDRQLIRQSCNRFWLIEDGKLSEWHDADAVFERLRESGGLTTPAMPAISTTSAPTEFDDLLEKLVALETLLAEDLARKPKHQKPQLQVQWRQEIERIEAQL; translated from the coding sequence ATGAGCACATTACTAACTGCACAATCTTTACGCGTTGAAACGGCGTTTAACACCCTCTTCGACTCGCTCTCCTTTACCCTGAAAAAAGGCGACCGCATTGGTCTGCTGGGCGATAACGGCTGCGGCAAAAGTACCCTCCTGAAGATCCTCGACGGTACCGAAACCCCGTCCATCGGCACGGTTGCACTTGCCGGATACTGCCTGATGGCGCGTGTGGAACAGCACTTGCCAGACTCCCTCTATCCCCTGTCGATGCTCGACGCCGTGCTGGCACAACTCCCCGCCGCTGAACGCGACAGCCTGCGCTGGCGGGCCGAAACACTGCTCGCCGGAATGGGTTTCACTCCCCAGGATATGGCGTTGCAATCGGCAACGTTGAGCGGCGGACAACACACGCGGCTGCTGCTGGCACGTGCGTTAATCAGCGATCCCGATCTGCTGTTACTGGATGAGCCGAGCAACCACCTCGATCTGCCGACCATGCTGTGGCTGGAGCAGTTTTTACAGAACTGGTCCGGGAGTTTTGTGCTGGTCTCGCACGACCGCCAACTACTCGATGCCGTCACCAACGGCAGCTGGATTTTACGCGACAAAACCCTGCACAGCTTCGCCCTTCCTTGTTCGGCTGCGCGTCAGGCGCTGGCGGCAAAAGATGAAAGCGATGCGCTGAGGTACAAAGCTGAACAAAAGGAGATCGACCGTGTGGCGGCGAGCGCCAAACGGCTGGCGACCTGGGGCAAGGTCTACGACAACGAAGATCTCGCCCGCAAAGCCAAACAGATGGAAAAACAGGTCGAGCGCCTGAAGGAGAGTCAGACCGATCTCACGGCGGGCAGCCCGTGGACACTCACTCTGCGCGGCGACGCACTGCGGGCCGACCGTTTGCTGGAAATGGCCTCTCTTCACGTCCCGCCAGCACCGGGTCTCCCGGCGCTGTTTGACGTGGATATCGCACGGCTCAAAAGCGGCGATCGCGTGGCGATTGTCGGTCGCAACGGCTGCGGGAAATCCTCCCTGATGAAGCTTATCTGGCAGCAGTTTGTCGCTGAACAGTCGACGGATGAACTTAAAATCCATCCCCGTCTGACGCTGGGTTATTACGACCAGACGTTGCACCAGCTACCGGACGACGCCTCGCTGCTGGACGCGCTCGAGCCGTTCGCGCCGGACCCGCAGGTGCGCAAAATGTCGCTTATCAGCGCCGGATTCCCGTGGGTGCGTCACGGGCAGAAAGTCAGCACTCTGAGCGGCGGCGAGCGTTCGCGCCTGCTGTTTATCGGGCTAACGCTGGCACGCTATAGCCTGCTGATGCTTGATGAACCGACCAACCATCTGGATATGGAAGGCAAAGAGGCGCTGGCCGAAACGCTGCAACAGTTCGAAGGCGGCGTTCTGCTGGTGAGTCACGACAGGCAGCTTATCCGTCAGAGCTGTAATCGGTTCTGGCTGATTGAGGACGGCAAGCTCAGCGAATGGCACGACGCCGATGCCGTGTTTGAGCGTCTGCGGGAAAGCGGAGGATTAACGACACCTGCGATGCCAGCCATCTCGACTACATCAGCGCCGACGGAGTTTGACGACCTTCTCGAAAAACTGGTGGCACTGGAAACGCTGTTGGCAGAGGATTTGGCGCGTAAACCGAAGCATCAAAAACCGCAACTACAGGTGCAGTGGCGTCAGGAGATAGAGCGCATAGAAGCACAACTGTAA
- a CDS encoding Inorganic pyrophosphatase → MQLFKTLLAVSVLLSASAQAQNILEFPQPENNPEEFYAVTEIPAGGIIKYETDAKTGFIIADRFQSMPVAYPANYGSLTQSLAGDGDPLDVIFYTRAPMAPGTLIKLRAIGVLKMVDGGEKDDKIVAVPASKIDPTYDDIKELSDLPKIEVQRLESFFRVYKELPEGRKKVELSGFNDAATAKQEIKQAWDAWKEKKPQ, encoded by the coding sequence ATGCAGCTGTTCAAAACATTACTTGCCGTTAGCGTTCTCCTTTCCGCCTCTGCGCAGGCGCAAAATATCCTGGAATTCCCACAGCCGGAAAACAATCCGGAAGAGTTTTATGCGGTCACCGAAATCCCGGCGGGCGGCATTATCAAATACGAAACCGACGCTAAAACCGGGTTTATCATCGCTGATCGTTTTCAGTCGATGCCGGTGGCTTACCCGGCTAACTACGGCTCGCTGACGCAATCCCTCGCGGGCGATGGCGACCCGCTGGACGTGATTTTCTACACCCGAGCACCGATGGCTCCGGGGACGCTTATCAAACTGCGCGCCATAGGCGTGCTGAAAATGGTGGATGGCGGGGAGAAGGACGACAAAATTGTGGCCGTTCCGGCGAGCAAGATCGACCCGACGTATGACGACATTAAAGAGCTAAGCGATCTGCCGAAAATTGAGGTGCAGCGCCTGGAGTCGTTCTTCCGCGTCTACAAAGAACTGCCAGAAGGGCGCAAAAAGGTGGAGCTGAGCGGGTTTAACGATGCCGCCACCGCGAAGCAAGAAATTAAACAGGCGTGGGACGCCTGGAAAGAGAAAAAACCGCAATAA
- a CDS encoding Alcohol dehydrogenase yields the protein MKAAVVTQDHHVDVTDKTLRALQHGEALLKMECCGVCHTDLHVKNGDFGDKTGVILGHEGIGIVKQIGPGVTSLKVGDRASVAWFFQGCGHCEYCNSGNETLCRDVKNAGYSVDGGMAEECIVTADYAVKVPDGLESAAASSITCAGVTTYKAVKISHIKPGQWIAIYGLGGLGNLALQYAKNVFNAKVIAVDVNDEQLKLAAEMGADLTINSRNEDAAKVIQEKTGGAHSAVVTAVAKAAFNSAVDAVRAGGRVVAVGLPPEAMSLDIPRLVLDGIQVVGSLVGTRQDLIEAFQFAAEGKVVPKVTMRPLGDINAIFKEMEQGQIRGRMVIDFRS from the coding sequence ATGAAGGCTGCTGTCGTAACTCAAGATCATCACGTTGACGTCACTGATAAAACCCTGCGCGCGCTGCAACACGGCGAAGCGTTGCTGAAGATGGAATGCTGCGGCGTTTGCCACACTGACCTTCACGTAAAAAATGGCGATTTTGGCGATAAAACCGGGGTGATACTCGGCCATGAAGGGATTGGCATTGTCAAACAAATCGGCCCAGGTGTTACCTCGCTGAAAGTGGGCGATCGCGCAAGCGTCGCGTGGTTCTTCCAGGGCTGCGGCCACTGTGAATACTGTAACTCCGGTAACGAAACGTTATGTCGTGACGTAAAAAATGCCGGTTATTCCGTTGATGGCGGGATGGCTGAAGAGTGCATCGTCACCGCCGATTACGCGGTCAAAGTACCGGACGGACTGGAATCCGCAGCGGCCAGCAGCATCACCTGCGCGGGTGTAACCACCTATAAAGCGGTGAAAATTTCTCACATTAAACCGGGCCAGTGGATTGCGATTTACGGTCTGGGTGGGCTCGGCAACCTGGCGCTGCAATACGCGAAAAACGTTTTCAATGCCAAAGTGATCGCCGTGGATGTTAACGACGAACAATTGAAACTGGCTGCTGAAATGGGTGCCGATCTGACCATCAACTCCCGCAATGAAGATGCGGCGAAAGTGATTCAGGAAAAAACCGGCGGCGCACACTCCGCCGTGGTGACGGCTGTCGCGAAAGCGGCGTTTAACTCTGCGGTCGACGCAGTGCGCGCCGGTGGCCGCGTGGTGGCTGTCGGTCTGCCACCAGAAGCCATGAGCCTGGATATTCCGCGTCTGGTGCTGGATGGTATTCAGGTGGTCGGTTCGCTGGTCGGAACCCGTCAGGATCTGATCGAAGCCTTCCAGTTTGCCGCCGAAGGCAAAGTGGTGCCAAAAGTGACAATGCGTCCGCTGGGCGACATCAACGCGATTTTCAAAGAGATGGAACAAGGCCAAATCCGTGGCCGTATGGTGATTGATTTCCGTTCTTAA
- a CDS encoding putative transcriptional regulator of NADH dehydrogenase, Rrf2 family gives MAFYSSGVEYAIHSLMCMVDAKGNERDLSVREMADLQGVPYDYLGKIFTRLSRAGLVNSSEGKGGGFKLARPAELITVLDVAHAIDGEKKMFECREVRQRLAVFDETPPAWVCDGPCGVRSVMDSAQQRMEEELARHTILDLARKMYRKAPDTFLIEVQDWITDRRSPS, from the coding sequence ATGGCCTTTTACAGTTCCGGTGTGGAATACGCCATTCATAGTCTGATGTGCATGGTGGATGCCAAAGGCAACGAACGGGATTTAAGCGTCAGGGAGATGGCGGACCTGCAGGGTGTGCCTTACGACTATCTGGGCAAAATCTTTACTCGTCTGTCGCGTGCGGGACTGGTGAACAGTTCAGAAGGTAAGGGCGGTGGCTTTAAGCTCGCGCGTCCGGCGGAACTCATCACGGTGCTCGATGTGGCTCATGCCATCGATGGCGAAAAGAAAATGTTTGAGTGCCGGGAAGTGCGTCAGCGTCTGGCGGTATTTGACGAAACACCACCTGCATGGGTGTGCGACGGGCCGTGCGGCGTGCGTTCGGTAATGGACAGCGCCCAACAGCGGATGGAAGAAGAACTGGCGCGCCACACCATTCTCGATCTGGCGCGCAAAATGTATCGAAAAGCACCTGATACATTCCTGATTGAAGTGCAGGACTGGATTACGGATCGCCGCAGCCCGTCCTGA
- a CDS encoding NADH dehydrogenase: MKKHILIVGSGFSGMWAAVSAARLAELNESSDLRISVLAPQPELRVRPRFYEEKVAGLVAPLTDLFAELGIEYIQGSAERIDTKQKAVWYRDSHGNTTLATYDRLVLATGSQTKRSPVAGLSEFAFDIDQLESAQVFEKHLDALVHQPSTPARNTVVVCGGGFTGIELATELPARLRARFGEDTQTKVIVVERGATIGGRYSEALRDVIADASGELGVEWRLNSEIDTVDAAGVTLKNGDRIESSTVVWTAGVEAHPLTTQIDGERDAQARLRVNELLQIPAHPDVFATGDTAHAKTDDVGNTALMTCQHAIQLGKFAGHNAAASLLNVEPYPYRQVNYVTCLDLGAWGAVYTEGWEQEVKLVREEAKKLKIAITNELIYPPAADRTVAFAAADPLAKFV; this comes from the coding sequence ATGAAGAAGCATATTTTAATTGTGGGCAGTGGTTTTTCCGGTATGTGGGCAGCGGTGAGCGCGGCGCGTCTGGCGGAACTGAACGAGAGCAGCGATCTGCGTATTAGCGTGCTGGCTCCGCAACCCGAGCTACGCGTTCGCCCTCGTTTCTATGAAGAAAAAGTGGCAGGCCTGGTGGCTCCGCTGACGGATCTCTTTGCCGAATTGGGCATTGAGTATATTCAGGGCAGCGCTGAACGCATTGATACTAAACAGAAAGCAGTCTGGTATCGCGACAGCCACGGCAACACCACCCTCGCTACTTACGATCGTCTGGTTCTCGCCACAGGCAGTCAGACTAAGCGCTCTCCGGTAGCCGGTCTGTCTGAATTTGCGTTTGACATCGACCAACTCGAATCCGCACAGGTGTTCGAAAAACACCTCGATGCGCTGGTTCATCAGCCATCCACTCCTGCCCGTAACACGGTGGTGGTTTGCGGCGGCGGCTTTACCGGCATCGAACTGGCGACCGAATTACCCGCCCGTCTGCGCGCTCGTTTTGGTGAGGATACGCAGACTAAAGTTATCGTAGTTGAGCGTGGCGCAACAATCGGTGGTCGTTACAGCGAAGCCCTGCGCGATGTGATTGCGGATGCAAGCGGCGAACTCGGCGTGGAATGGCGCTTAAACAGTGAAATCGATACCGTCGATGCAGCCGGTGTGACCCTGAAAAATGGCGATCGCATTGAATCATCCACCGTGGTCTGGACCGCGGGCGTTGAAGCCCATCCATTGACCACGCAAATTGATGGCGAACGTGATGCTCAGGCACGCCTGCGTGTCAACGAGCTGCTGCAGATCCCCGCGCACCCGGACGTCTTCGCGACTGGCGACACAGCCCATGCGAAAACGGATGATGTCGGCAACACTGCGCTGATGACCTGTCAGCATGCGATCCAGCTCGGCAAATTTGCCGGACACAACGCCGCCGCCAGCCTGCTGAACGTCGAGCCATACCCGTATCGTCAGGTGAATTATGTCACCTGTCTGGATTTGGGTGCCTGGGGCGCGGTGTACACCGAGGGATGGGAACAAGAAGTGAAACTGGTGCGTGAAGAGGCGAAAAAACTCAAAATTGCGATTACCAATGAGCTGATCTACCCACCAGCCGCCGACCGCACAGTGGCCTTTGCCGCCGCCGATCCGCTGGCGAAGTTTGTGTAG
- a CDS encoding ABC-type dipeptide transport system, periplasmic component: MQTPFRLPLLTALIIAGTAAHAADTPVKGGTLVYLEQQAHTNLYPPAGGFYPNGGILNQVTDKLTWQNPKTLEVEPWIAESWSTNADKTEYTFKIRPGVTFSDGTPLDASAVAKNFDTYGLGNKTQRLPVSEVINNYDRSEVVDAHTVKFYFKKPSPGFLQGTATIGSGLVSLSTLKRNFEELGDARHIIGSGPFVVTDEKLGREVTLEARKAYQWGPKNLAQQGPANLDGIKFIVTPEDSVRVGALLAGQADFIRQVQAYDEKQATDQGYKIYAAPTRGVNDSISFRPDNPLVSDIRVRQALLHATNAKQVVETLFSPNYPQAKSVIAGSAAGFVDLSDKLTFDAAKANALLDDAGWKAGGDGIRAKDGQRLALTVYESLPQPQNKEVLQLVAQQWRQVGVALSVKAGDAGSRTLDNLDPLKTPLTVSEVGRADPDVVKSMFYPTNRDALLQKGGSSDKVKNFRDDKLNELLVNISAEVDPQKRLQLTGDAQRYLLDNAYVIPIFEEPQVFAGAPWLKGVNFEAVGRPSFYGAWIEKH, translated from the coding sequence ATGCAAACCCCTTTTCGCCTGCCGCTGCTGACGGCGCTGATCATCGCGGGGACCGCCGCGCACGCCGCTGATACGCCGGTTAAAGGCGGGACGCTTGTCTATCTGGAGCAACAGGCGCACACCAATCTTTATCCCCCGGCGGGTGGGTTTTATCCAAACGGCGGCATTCTGAATCAGGTCACCGACAAGCTCACCTGGCAGAACCCGAAAACGCTGGAAGTTGAGCCGTGGATCGCCGAAAGCTGGTCCACCAACGCCGACAAAACTGAATACACTTTTAAAATTCGTCCCGGGGTGACCTTCTCTGACGGCACCCCGCTGGATGCCAGTGCGGTGGCTAAAAACTTTGACACCTACGGATTAGGCAACAAAACGCAACGCCTCCCGGTCTCGGAAGTGATCAACAACTACGATCGTAGCGAAGTGGTCGATGCACACACCGTGAAGTTTTACTTCAAAAAACCGTCACCGGGCTTCCTGCAAGGGACGGCCACCATCGGTTCCGGACTGGTTTCATTAAGCACCCTGAAGCGTAACTTCGAAGAACTGGGCGACGCACGCCATATCATTGGCTCTGGTCCGTTTGTCGTAACAGACGAAAAACTCGGTCGTGAAGTGACGCTCGAAGCGCGCAAAGCGTACCAGTGGGGACCGAAAAATCTCGCGCAGCAAGGCCCGGCGAATCTCGACGGCATCAAATTCATCGTTACGCCGGAAGATAGCGTGCGCGTCGGTGCGCTGCTGGCAGGTCAGGCTGATTTTATCCGTCAGGTTCAGGCCTACGATGAGAAACAGGCCACCGATCAGGGCTATAAAATTTATGCCGCCCCAACGCGCGGCGTGAATGACAGCATCAGCTTCCGACCGGATAACCCGCTGGTGTCAGATATCCGCGTGCGTCAGGCGCTGCTCCACGCCACCAATGCAAAACAGGTGGTAGAAACTCTCTTCTCGCCCAACTATCCGCAGGCCAAATCGGTGATTGCCGGCTCCGCCGCCGGGTTTGTTGACCTTAGCGACAAGCTGACCTTCGACGCAGCGAAAGCTAACGCCCTACTGGACGATGCAGGCTGGAAAGCCGGTGGCGACGGTATTCGAGCTAAAGACGGACAACGACTGGCGCTGACCGTTTATGAATCGCTGCCGCAGCCGCAAAACAAAGAGGTGCTGCAACTTGTCGCCCAACAGTGGCGACAGGTCGGCGTGGCACTGAGCGTCAAAGCCGGCGATGCGGGCAGCCGCACGCTGGATAATCTCGATCCGTTGAAAACGCCGCTCACCGTGTCAGAAGTGGGACGCGCCGATCCGGACGTGGTGAAAAGTATGTTCTACCCGACTAACCGCGATGCGCTGCTGCAAAAAGGCGGCTCCAGCGACAAAGTGAAAAACTTCCGCGACGACAAACTCAACGAACTACTGGTGAACATCTCCGCTGAAGTTGATCCGCAAAAACGCCTTCAGTTAACGGGCGATGCCCAGCGCTATTTGCTGGATAACGCTTACGTGATCCCCATTTTTGAAGAGCCGCAGGTCTTCGCCGGTGCGCCGTGGTTGAAGGGTGTCAACTTCGAAGCGGTAGGTCGTCCGTCGTTCTACGGCGCGTGGATCGAAAAACACTAA
- a CDS encoding Dipeptide transport system permease protein DppB, with the protein MSHYLLRRAGMGLLVLWAAFTLSFVLLQVLPGDAVLIKFQNPDLGLSPAQIEEMRVAYGADSPLWQQYFHTLFAMLRGDFGFSLQAGVPVSELVASNLPDTLSLALPAFALAVVLAFALAFAARLPGLRWISNALQSVPVLFISLPTFWLGIALIQLFSFQLRLIPVINPSPLQGLILPIVTVAIPISAPLAQILMRSLDQVSAQPFVAVARAKGLSETGVLWRHVTGNALLPVLNIAGILLGELIAGALITETVFGRSGLGQLTQQAVNNQDIAVLQAVVMISALGFVLINLLVDLLMPLFDPRLQPVTGGAS; encoded by the coding sequence ATGAGCCATTATCTGCTGCGACGGGCCGGGATGGGGCTGCTGGTCCTGTGGGCTGCATTTACCCTCTCCTTCGTGCTGCTTCAGGTGCTGCCGGGCGACGCGGTGCTGATTAAATTTCAGAACCCGGATTTGGGACTAAGCCCGGCGCAAATCGAAGAGATGCGTGTCGCCTACGGTGCGGACAGCCCGCTCTGGCAACAGTATTTCCATACTCTGTTTGCCATGCTGCGCGGCGATTTTGGTTTTTCATTACAGGCGGGCGTACCGGTGAGCGAGCTTGTCGCCAGCAATTTGCCCGACACCCTGAGCCTCGCCCTGCCCGCGTTCGCCCTGGCGGTGGTGCTGGCCTTCGCGCTTGCGTTTGCCGCGCGCTTACCGGGGCTACGCTGGATAAGCAACGCTCTTCAGTCGGTACCTGTTCTGTTCATTTCGCTGCCAACCTTCTGGCTCGGCATCGCGCTGATTCAACTTTTTTCCTTCCAGCTACGGCTGATCCCAGTGATTAACCCGTCGCCGCTGCAAGGGCTGATCCTGCCGATCGTTACCGTCGCCATTCCGATCTCCGCGCCGCTGGCGCAAATCCTGATGCGCAGTCTCGATCAGGTCTCCGCCCAGCCGTTTGTCGCCGTCGCACGTGCCAAAGGGCTGAGTGAAACCGGCGTTTTGTGGCGTCACGTCACGGGTAACGCCCTGCTGCCGGTGCTGAATATCGCCGGCATTTTGCTCGGTGAACTGATCGCCGGGGCGCTGATTACCGAAACCGTCTTTGGCCGCAGCGGTCTGGGACAGCTCACGCAGCAGGCGGTGAACAATCAGGACATCGCCGTGTTACAGGCGGTGGTGATGATCTCGGCGCTCGGTTTTGTACTGATTAACCTGCTGGTGGATCTGTTGATGCCGCTGTTTGATCCACGTCTGCAACCCGTCACCGGAGGTGCATCATGA
- a CDS encoding Dipeptide transport system permease protein DppC, with the protein MSLVDYAAAARKRVPALQYLNIQPGLWLAWGVIVVAALSAFAPGLLTQYSPIDGIAGAQRLAPQAGHWLGTDQLGRDVYARIVYGASHSLSAALAAVAMGLFVGTAIGVIAGAFAGRVESVLMRLVDVLLSIPSLLLSLTVIILLGFGTVNAAIAVGVASIASFARLARGEVVRIRHADYVEAAYGSGGTFWTVLWRHILPNSLTAVLAFATLQFGQAILALSTLSFLGYGTPPPIPEWGLLIAEGRNYLSTAWWLTTFPGIVVIAVVLATNRISQQLNGGRS; encoded by the coding sequence ATGAGTCTGGTGGATTATGCCGCCGCGGCGCGAAAGCGCGTTCCGGCTCTGCAATATCTCAATATACAGCCCGGTTTATGGCTGGCGTGGGGTGTGATTGTTGTTGCCGCCCTGTCCGCGTTCGCCCCCGGCCTGCTCACGCAGTACAGCCCGATTGATGGGATCGCAGGCGCACAGCGGCTCGCTCCGCAAGCGGGACACTGGCTAGGAACCGATCAGTTGGGTCGCGACGTTTACGCTCGCATTGTATATGGCGCATCGCATTCCCTGAGTGCTGCGCTGGCAGCCGTCGCGATGGGATTATTCGTGGGGACGGCAATCGGCGTGATTGCGGGCGCTTTTGCCGGACGCGTGGAGTCGGTGCTAATGCGCCTGGTCGATGTCCTGCTGTCGATTCCGTCGCTGTTACTTTCCCTGACGGTAATCATTTTGCTCGGTTTCGGCACCGTGAATGCCGCGATCGCCGTCGGTGTGGCATCGATTGCCAGCTTTGCCCGCCTGGCGCGCGGGGAAGTGGTGCGCATTCGTCACGCGGATTACGTCGAAGCGGCCTACGGCAGCGGCGGCACCTTCTGGACGGTGCTGTGGCGACACATTTTGCCGAACTCTCTGACTGCTGTTCTCGCCTTCGCAACGCTCCAGTTTGGTCAGGCCATTCTTGCCCTCTCAACGCTCAGTTTCCTCGGTTACGGCACCCCGCCGCCGATTCCGGAATGGGGTCTGCTGATCGCCGAAGGACGTAACTATCTCTCGACGGCCTGGTGGTTGACCACCTTCCCCGGCATCGTGGTGATCGCCGTGGTACTTGCCACCAACCGTATCAGCCAGCAGTTAAACGGAGGCCGCTCATGA